The following are from one region of the Salvelinus alpinus chromosome 16, SLU_Salpinus.1, whole genome shotgun sequence genome:
- the trmt1l gene encoding TRMT1-like protein yields the protein MAELKEGDAEQLHQEDVDIKGGGVSDTLVPEERQPAEDDASSASSTVGKTETLAGDNDAKPSTTTSDRHISIQTKLEGLEVLTDLNGAGRKACPLCPEEKFKACYSHKLRRHLQNLHWKVYVEFEGQKMCICHLPCRQLRPIPSPNGEQVPGRLVAHYHCVVCSVTIARKTDMISHLKRHVNKGETEASYSGSSDVPFEEPAPSGQAYEIMKELGTNVQLMPNHTTPQKTDTYFNRKMKTNRQLVFCSLAVLAEERNPLESLDAFGATGIMGLQWAKHLRNAVKVTITDINEVCVKMICENCNLNHIRVEGSRGSSRVPDGGAGDVDGVPIATVEVAKMDANVIMHLRSFDYIHLDPFGTAVNYLDSAFRNIRNLGIISVTSTDTGSLYSKSLNVTMRHYGSNIVRTEYYKELAARMVLATVARAAARCNKGIEVLLAVAVEHFVLVVVRVLRGPTQADESAKRIRQLIHCQWCEERVFLKQGSMVEENLYRQLPCNCHGSMPGKTAVELGPLWSGPLFNSGFLRRMLFAAVQHSMEDIQPLVKTLICESECTTLKSSVHGPTALTNQVECGVVIKVQKVEESGTADHSGKRKTGDESGNVVKKLKSDGSLEHPAFYYGIHRHSIRGMNMPKLNRFLQYLTEAGFRVSRTHFDPTGVRTDATLDQFKSVLTKYSVPTYTNTTATQNPEETVRAME from the exons ATGGCGGAGCTCAAGGAAGGAGACGCCGAACAACTACACCAGGAGGACGTCGATATAAAAG GTGGTGGAGTCTCAGACACACTGGTCCCAGAAGAGAGACAGCCTGCTGAGGATGATGCATCTTCAGCCAGTAGTACTGTGGGGAAGACTGAGACACTGGCAGGGGACAATGATGCCAAACCATCAACCACAACCAGCG ATAGACACATCTCTATCCAGACCAAACTAGAGGGCCTGGAGGTGCTGACCGACCTAAACGGAG CTGGGAGGAAGGCGTGTCCACTATGCCCTGAGGAGAAGTTTAAGGCCTGCTACAGCCACAAGCTACGACGCCACCTCCAAAACCTCCACTGGAAGGTCTATGTGGAGTTTGAAG gtCAGAAGATGTGCATCTGTCACCTGCCCTGCAGACAGCTGAGGCCCATCCCCAGCCCCAATGGAGAACAG GTTCCAGGCAGGCTGGTGGCACATTACCACTGTGTAGTGTGTTCAGTCACCATCGCCCGCAAGACGGACATGATCAGTCACCTGAAACGCCACGTCAACAAGGGAGAGACTGAGGCCAGCTACTCAGGCAGCTCTGATGTGCCCTTTGAGGAGCCAG CTCCGTCTGGACAGGCCTATGAGATAATGAAAGAGCTGGGGACCAATGTTCAGCTCATGCCCAACCATACGACCCCACAGAAGACTGACACCTACTTCAACCGCAAGATGAAGACCAACAG gcaGCTAGTATTCTGTTCCCTGGCGGTCCTGGCTGAGGAGAGGAACCCGTTGGAGAGTCTGGATGCGTTTGGGGCCACAGGCATTATGGGACTCCAGTGGGCCAAGCACCTGCGGAACGCCGTCAAGGTGACCATAACCGACATCAATGAGGTGTGTGTCAAGATGATCTGCGAGAACTGCAACCTCAACCACATCCGGGTGGAGGGGTCGCGGGGGTCATCCCGGGTCCCTGACGGGGGGGCTGGGGACGTGGACGGGGTGCCCATCGCTACCGTGGAGGTCGCCAAGATGGATGCCAACGTTATCATGCACCTGAGGTCTTTTGACTACAT ACACCTTGACCCGTTCGGCACGGCGGTCAATTATCTGGACTCTGCTTTCCGGAACATCCGGAACCTGGGCATCATCTCTGTGACGTCCACGGACACGGGATCCCTCTACTCCAAGTCTCTGAACGTCACGATGCGCCACTATGGCTCGAatatagtccgcacagagtacTACAAGGAGCTGGCTGCACGCATGGTGCTGGCCACTGTAGCCAG GGCGGCGGCACGCTGTAATAAGGGCATAGAAGTGCTGCTGGCGGTGGCTGTGGAACACTTTGTCCTGGTGGTCGTCAGAGTCCTCAGGGGTCCCACCCAGGCCGACGAGTCAGCCAAGAGGATCAGACAGCTCATCCACTGCCAGTGGTGTGAGGAGAGGGTGTTCCTCAAACAGGGGAGCATGGTGGAGG AAAACCTGTACAGACAACTGCCCTGCAACTGTCATGGAAGCATGCCTGGCAAGACAGCGGTGGAGCTGGGACCGCTATG GTCTGGTCCTCTGTTTAACTCCGGGTTCCTGAGGAGGATGTTGTTTGCAGCGGTGCAGCACAGTATGGAGGATATTCAGCCTCTGGTCAAGACTCTGATCTGTGAGTCAGAGTGCACAACCCTCAAGTCCTCTGTTCACGGGCCCACTGCACTCACCAACCAAG TGGAATGTGGTGTAGTCATCAAGGTACAGAAGGTGGAGGAGTCAGGCACCGCTGACCACTCAG GGAAGAGAAAGACAGGGGATGAGTCAGGTAACGTGGTGAAGAAGCTGAAATCAGACGGGTCTCTGGAGCACCCAGCGTTCTACTACGGTATTCACCGCCACAGCATCAGAGGCATGAACATGCCCAA gTTGAATAGGTTCCTGCAGTACTTGACGGAGGCGGGCTTCAGAGTGAGCCGCACCCACTTTGACCCAACAGGGGTGCGGACCGACGCCACGCTGGACCAGTTCAAGTCGGTGCTGACCAAATACAGCGTGCCCACCTACACCAACACCACGGCAACCCAAAACCCAGAGGAGACGGTACGGGCCATGGAGTGA